AAAAATAGGCGTTTATAAGCATTATGGATTTTATCAACTTGATGGTGTTCAAAGTTTTTGCGTAATCTATGCAAATTTAGCCCACGCACTACTGCACGATTTCCTTCTGCCATACAAAAAGGTGGAATATCCTGTGAAAGCGCGCTTGCTCCTGCAATCATTGCATAATCTCCTACTTTTACAAACTGATGAATAGGCGTTAATCCTCCAATATTTATATAATTGCCAAGCACGATATGCCCACCTAGCGTTGCTCCATTTGCCAAAATACAAGAATCTCCAATAATACAATCGTGTGCAATATGCACATACGCCATTAAAAGATTTTTATTTCCAATAATTGTTTTACTTCCACCACCTTCTGTGCCGGGATTTATCATTGTAAATTCTCTAATTTTATTATAATCCCCAAAAATCAAAGAATTTGGTTC
The Helicobacter winghamensis ATCC BAA-430 DNA segment above includes these coding regions:
- the lpxA gene encoding acyl-ACP--UDP-N-acetylglucosamine O-acyltransferase encodes the protein MSIAKSAKIAKTAIIEEGAVIGENVEIGHYSVIGKDVKIGDDCKLYNCVTILGNTTLGKGNEVFPNAVLGTQPQDLKYNGEPNSLIFGDYNKIREFTMINPGTEGGGSKTIIGNKNLLMAYVHIAHDCIIGDSCILANGATLGGHIVLGNYINIGGLTPIHQFVKVGDYAMIAGASALSQDIPPFCMAEGNRAVVRGLNLHRLRKNFEHHQVDKIHNAYKRLFLGNAPIKEIAKEILGENPQDENVVKMCQFIMDSTRGIPFVRKNYE